A window of Variovorax sp. PBL-E5 contains these coding sequences:
- a CDS encoding universal stress protein translates to MFKRILVATDGSALSEQAVAKAIELSLLTGAELLAVTVAHLEAHSYFEGLTVLNQRETEEAQHRLTAAAQNTVDAVKAAALAKGVCNAEAVVIKSNLVAESIVDLAKARACDLIVMASRGRRGVTRLLMGSETLHVLTHTHTPVLVLR, encoded by the coding sequence ATGTTTAAACGCATTCTTGTCGCGACCGACGGTTCCGCGCTGTCCGAACAAGCCGTCGCCAAAGCGATCGAACTGAGCTTGTTGACCGGAGCCGAGCTGCTCGCCGTCACTGTTGCTCACCTCGAAGCGCATAGCTATTTCGAAGGCTTGACTGTGTTGAATCAGCGGGAGACCGAAGAGGCGCAGCACCGGTTGACTGCCGCCGCCCAGAACACGGTGGACGCTGTCAAAGCCGCCGCCCTTGCCAAGGGGGTTTGCAATGCAGAGGCTGTGGTTATAAAGTCAAATTTGGTGGCCGAGTCCATCGTCGACCTCGCCAAGGCCCGCGCGTGCGACCTGATCGTGATGGCTTCGCGCGGGCGCCGGGGCGTCACGCGGCTGCTGATGGGCAGCGAGACGCTGCATGTCTTGACCCATACGCACACGCCCGTGCTGGTGCTGCGTTAG
- a CDS encoding 4Fe-4S binding protein yields MLKSIRVRVSQGTQYIDDPRRANPVGFRGKPVISTAPCETGCGACVEACPTEAITLNPLQIDLGRCVMCGDCAPTCPSGKLSFTNDFKLASTDRDGLIISASRPAPDPVKVSEALRKRFGRSLKLRSVSAGGCNGCELEVNALTNVNFDIGRYGIDIVASPRHADGLVLTGPITRNMAEALQLCWDGMPDPKLVISVGACAISSSPFEGSSALERSFLDRYKPTLYVPGCPPHPLTFVCGVLDLLGIKS; encoded by the coding sequence GTGCTCAAATCGATCAGGGTCAGGGTCTCGCAGGGGACGCAATACATCGACGATCCTCGCCGGGCAAATCCCGTCGGATTCCGCGGCAAGCCTGTCATCAGTACCGCCCCTTGCGAAACGGGTTGCGGAGCCTGCGTGGAAGCCTGTCCGACCGAGGCGATCACGCTCAACCCGTTGCAGATCGACCTGGGGCGGTGCGTGATGTGCGGTGACTGTGCTCCCACATGCCCAAGCGGCAAACTCTCGTTCACGAACGACTTCAAGCTCGCCTCAACCGACCGTGACGGACTGATCATCAGCGCCTCCCGGCCAGCGCCCGATCCCGTCAAGGTGTCCGAAGCGCTACGCAAGCGCTTTGGTCGATCGCTCAAACTCCGATCGGTCTCGGCCGGTGGCTGCAACGGCTGCGAACTCGAGGTCAACGCTCTCACCAATGTCAACTTCGACATCGGGCGCTACGGCATCGACATTGTGGCATCTCCGCGGCACGCAGACGGTCTGGTGTTGACGGGGCCGATCACGCGCAACATGGCCGAGGCGCTACAGCTATGTTGGGACGGCATGCCTGATCCCAAGCTCGTGATCTCAGTTGGAGCCTGCGCGATATCGAGCAGCCCTTTTGAGGGATCGTCCGCCCTGGAGCGAAGTTTCCTCGATCGATACAAGCCCACACTATACGTGCCTGGATGTCCGCCCCACCCGCTCACGTTCGTCTGCGGAGTGCTTGATCTGCTGGGCATCAAGAGCTGA
- a CDS encoding fused MFS/spermidine synthase: MQHIKPFIYETPNSKTLHFCISNIQSSMRLNDPYALALEYTRTMMGFLLFKPKPRSIGMIGLGGGSLAKFCYHYLSRVRIQIAEINPLVIALRDEFHIPRDEVRFIVFQSDGADFVRRGPSRFDVLIVDGYDLEGLPAQLSSQSFYDDCRETLRPDGIMVVNLQYSDPEIDEHLARIRRSFNGSVLVVDDGEESHSIVFACKDDALLTYRLGAIRRPPDLDAGAASQLLAGFALIASVLKDQRI; the protein is encoded by the coding sequence GTGCAGCACATCAAACCCTTCATCTACGAAACCCCCAACTCCAAGACGCTGCATTTCTGCATCAGCAACATTCAAAGCAGCATGCGACTCAATGACCCATACGCGCTCGCTCTCGAATACACGCGCACCATGATGGGCTTCCTGCTTTTCAAGCCGAAACCGCGGAGCATTGGGATGATCGGCTTGGGTGGCGGGTCACTGGCCAAGTTCTGTTACCACTATTTGAGCCGAGTCCGAATCCAGATCGCTGAGATCAACCCGCTCGTGATCGCGTTGCGCGATGAGTTCCATATACCGCGCGACGAGGTGCGGTTCATCGTTTTTCAAAGCGATGGGGCGGATTTTGTACGCCGTGGCCCAAGTCGTTTCGACGTGTTGATCGTCGACGGCTATGACCTTGAGGGACTGCCTGCGCAGCTATCTTCTCAAAGCTTCTACGACGATTGCCGCGAGACGCTCCGGCCCGATGGAATCATGGTGGTCAATTTGCAGTATAGCGACCCCGAAATCGACGAGCACCTCGCTCGAATCCGTCGCAGTTTCAATGGATCGGTCCTTGTGGTCGATGACGGCGAGGAGAGTCATAGCATCGTGTTTGCCTGCAAAGATGATGCCCTCCTGACGTACCGCTTGGGAGCGATTCGCAGGCCGCCAGACCTCGACGCAGGCGCCGCCAGCCAGTTGCTCGCAGGGTTTGCTCTGATCGCGTCAGTGCTGAAAGATCAACGAATCTAG
- a CDS encoding complex I subunit 5 family protein produces MSPTPGTLDAIPLTLGGTAHNAKTAHMTQAELILVDARTPARHPWAGPALVAVALASLLLWTTVFVVTPLAELPRYFAQRYLVLDATSMLFLLVNNSVFLGISVYMSSRVSTSTSLARDMLSRVSLTLAFMVAMNLGVMANNLLLLWAFIELTALCLAPLVAQGNASAPRRVAWHYLLYSSMSLALTFLGIMCLTRSAYLQGVKINFALGEMATAVSIVGDTWQHLGLSLMLFGLGSKLGLAPLYGWMPETYEAAPSSTSALLAAVQFNISVVAVFRILQVFRAQDTSFVAHQLLIMGCLSLVVAAIQVMAARSYKRLIAYACVSSSGVIAIGLSVGKAATYGVLLYVISNAFVKALLFLTAGRLRAVYGTNEVKSLSGVIRVLPFSGLLFAVGTFALLGFPPFGSFMAEMLILSGIVQSGNLIAFTMMCTMLTIIFVATGRSIFPMLWGPSDRQRPLINESWLTAVPKLGFVVVLVLLGVYTPAPISQLLLQVAQSIGGQ; encoded by the coding sequence ATGAGCCCGACGCCCGGCACTCTCGACGCCATCCCGCTCACGCTTGGAGGAACTGCGCACAACGCGAAGACCGCACACATGACGCAAGCTGAGCTCATTTTGGTGGATGCGCGCACGCCTGCGCGCCATCCGTGGGCGGGCCCGGCGCTGGTTGCGGTGGCGCTAGCCAGCCTGTTGCTCTGGACGACCGTCTTTGTGGTGACGCCGCTCGCCGAGCTACCTCGCTACTTCGCGCAGCGCTATCTCGTGCTTGATGCAACCTCGATGTTGTTCCTGCTAGTTAACAACAGCGTCTTCCTTGGCATCAGCGTCTACATGTCGTCGCGCGTCAGCACGTCGACTTCGCTGGCCAGGGACATGTTGTCCAGGGTTTCGCTCACGCTCGCTTTCATGGTGGCGATGAACCTGGGGGTGATGGCCAACAACCTGCTGCTGCTGTGGGCGTTCATCGAACTGACCGCCTTGTGCCTGGCACCCCTGGTCGCGCAGGGGAATGCGTCGGCGCCGCGTCGCGTCGCGTGGCACTACCTGCTGTACTCAAGCATGTCACTGGCGCTGACTTTCCTGGGCATCATGTGCCTCACCCGGTCGGCGTATCTGCAGGGCGTGAAGATCAATTTCGCGCTCGGCGAGATGGCGACGGCCGTATCGATCGTCGGCGACACATGGCAGCACCTTGGGCTGAGTCTGATGCTGTTCGGGCTGGGCAGCAAGCTCGGCCTCGCGCCACTCTATGGCTGGATGCCGGAGACTTACGAAGCAGCGCCAAGCAGCACTAGCGCCCTGCTGGCCGCTGTGCAGTTCAACATCAGCGTGGTCGCGGTGTTTCGCATCCTGCAGGTCTTTCGTGCCCAGGACACCAGCTTCGTGGCACATCAGCTGCTGATCATGGGCTGTCTGTCGCTGGTGGTGGCAGCGATTCAGGTCATGGCCGCGCGCAGCTACAAGCGGCTGATTGCCTATGCGTGCGTCAGCTCGTCCGGCGTGATCGCGATCGGGTTGTCGGTGGGCAAGGCGGCGACGTATGGCGTGCTGCTCTATGTCATCAGCAACGCCTTCGTCAAGGCGCTGTTGTTCCTCACCGCGGGCCGGCTGCGAGCCGTCTACGGCACCAACGAAGTCAAGTCACTGAGCGGGGTGATCCGGGTGCTACCGTTCTCAGGGTTGTTGTTTGCGGTGGGCACTTTCGCCCTGCTGGGCTTCCCGCCCTTCGGCAGCTTCATGGCGGAGATGCTGATCCTGTCGGGCATCGTGCAGTCGGGCAACCTGATCGCGTTCACGATGATGTGTACGATGCTGACCATCATTTTCGTCGCGACCGGCCGCTCGATTTTTCCGATGCTGTGGGGACCGTCCGATCGACAACGTCCGTTGATCAACGAAAGCTGGTTGACTGCAGTGCCCAAGCTCGGCTTCGTCGTTGTCCTGGTCCTGCTTGGCGTCTACACGCCGGCCCCCATCAGCCAATTGCTGCTGCAAGTGGCGCAATCGATAGGCGGCCAATGA
- a CDS encoding hydrogenase large subunit, translating into MVLTREIAPLGLTEWADQCAQALGAGDRMITLFGRPDADDEVVITAILQSDAGRLGVVRGRAKRHEAFPSLTPRHPAVQMFERELWEQTGLTPVGHPWLKPVRYEGLRQQHMTEHPFFKVRGQEIHEVGVGPIHASVIEPGHFRFMCHGEQVHHLEIQLGYQHRGVEALLLRRPPLALASLVESIVGDSSVAYAWGYCAAVEALSGAQVTIESDLVRGVALELERVAMHLAGLTGLATDTAFLQGGATYGRLRTAVINASMRACGSRFGRGWLRPGGVRFGIADELRRDLLKTIAASAKDIAEINDLMLSARSIQSRFQGVGVVGNRAARDIGLVGLVGRASGIAVDMRVSLPGRLYTGHPVALLTEETGDCWARLLLRMREIDESLRWLTRVLETPDLDLMAITPVPVGPLWPDTLCVSVREGFRGPVVQTLETGTDGHLIHYKVQDPSLLNWFGVALALRDNEISDFPLCNKSFDLSYCGNDL; encoded by the coding sequence ATGGTGCTGACACGCGAGATTGCGCCCCTCGGCTTGACTGAGTGGGCAGACCAGTGCGCGCAGGCTCTCGGCGCCGGTGATCGCATGATCACGCTCTTCGGCCGCCCTGACGCGGACGATGAGGTTGTCATCACGGCGATTCTGCAAAGCGACGCCGGGCGGCTCGGCGTGGTGCGCGGCCGAGCGAAGCGCCATGAAGCATTTCCGTCGCTCACTCCGCGACATCCTGCCGTGCAGATGTTCGAGCGGGAGTTGTGGGAGCAAACCGGACTCACGCCCGTAGGGCATCCCTGGCTTAAGCCGGTTCGTTACGAGGGGCTTCGCCAGCAGCACATGACCGAGCATCCATTTTTCAAGGTGCGCGGGCAGGAAATTCACGAAGTGGGAGTAGGCCCGATTCACGCAAGCGTGATCGAGCCGGGACATTTCCGCTTCATGTGCCACGGCGAGCAGGTACACCATTTGGAAATCCAGCTCGGCTACCAGCACCGCGGCGTCGAGGCATTGCTGTTGCGCCGCCCGCCTCTCGCGCTTGCGTCGCTGGTCGAGTCCATCGTTGGCGATAGCAGCGTCGCCTATGCATGGGGCTATTGCGCCGCGGTGGAAGCGCTGTCTGGTGCCCAGGTGACCATCGAGTCCGATCTCGTGCGCGGCGTGGCGTTGGAACTCGAGCGCGTGGCCATGCATCTTGCAGGCCTCACCGGCCTAGCTACTGACACTGCATTCTTGCAAGGTGGCGCCACCTATGGGCGCTTGCGCACGGCGGTCATTAACGCATCCATGCGCGCCTGCGGCAGTCGCTTCGGCCGGGGTTGGTTGCGACCGGGCGGTGTGCGGTTCGGGATCGCTGACGAGCTGCGACGGGATCTGCTCAAGACTATCGCCGCCTCCGCGAAGGACATTGCCGAGATCAACGACCTTATGCTCAGCGCGCGCAGCATCCAGTCCCGTTTCCAGGGAGTGGGTGTCGTCGGCAACAGGGCGGCGCGGGATATCGGGCTTGTAGGCCTGGTGGGTCGCGCCAGCGGCATTGCCGTTGACATGCGGGTCAGTCTGCCCGGGCGGCTGTACACCGGCCATCCCGTTGCGCTATTGACAGAGGAGACGGGCGACTGTTGGGCGCGGCTGCTGCTTCGCATGCGTGAGATCGACGAATCCCTCCGCTGGTTGACTCGGGTCCTCGAGACGCCGGACCTTGACCTAATGGCTATCACGCCCGTGCCGGTGGGGCCGTTATGGCCCGACACCCTGTGCGTCTCGGTGCGCGAAGGTTTTCGAGGACCCGTGGTTCAAACCTTGGAAACGGGCACCGACGGGCACCTCATCCACTACAAGGTCCAGGATCCGTCGCTGTTGAATTGGTTCGGAGTCGCACTCGCCCTGCGCGACAACGAGATCTCGGACTTTCCCCTCTGCAACAAGAGCTTTGATCTTTCCTATTGTGGAAACGATCTTTAG
- a CDS encoding ribbon-helix-helix protein, CopG family — MELKNTRLTLLIDSNRKKALERLCALKDRTASQVVRQPARNYLSQHGVQYLARCVSEFPLPPTFRRREPSRARRRLLPSIARRGPYITRPES, encoded by the coding sequence ATGGAGCTCAAAAATACGCGGTTGACCCTGCTCATCGATTCGAATAGGAAGAAAGCCCTCGAGCGACTTTGTGCGCTCAAGGATCGGACGGCGTCGCAGGTGGTGCGGCAGCCTGCCCGCAACTACCTCTCGCAGCACGGCGTCCAGTACTTGGCGCGTTGCGTGAGCGAGTTCCCGCTTCCTCCGACCTTCCGGCGCCGCGAACCAAGCCGGGCGCGCCGGAGACTGCTTCCCTCGATCGCGAGGCGGGGGCCCTACATCACAAGACCTGAGTCATGA
- a CDS encoding ribbon-helix-helix protein, CopG family, with protein MELKTARLTVLVDPSKKKAFEALCARQDVTPSQVVRRLIRDYLAQHGATFVPSGSEQEEELATKL; from the coding sequence ATGGAACTCAAGACAGCGCGCCTGACGGTGCTGGTCGATCCCTCGAAGAAGAAAGCCTTCGAGGCGCTTTGTGCCCGCCAGGACGTGACACCTTCGCAGGTTGTACGCCGTCTGATTCGCGACTACTTGGCGCAACACGGCGCCACCTTTGTTCCAAGCGGGTCGGAACAGGAAGAGGAACTGGCAACAAAGCTGTGA
- a CDS encoding respiratory chain complex I subunit 1 family protein, producing the protein MKPLLGVAHVLIALGMPVLMIGLVNRTKSLWAGRRGPRLMQLGWDLLRLLRKRPVFSAVTTPLFQFGAWVVLAASVLAAMIAPILGSIALLEFQHDFIFFAYTLALARLFLMLSAMDVGSAFEGMGAAREASFTAFVEPALFLLIGAASVATGHTSFAGLIGHLHQAESFGWLVVPAIAVLFILLQAEASRVPVDDPLTHLELTMIHEVMVLDHSGPDLAAMQYAAALKMTIYAGLIAALLNPFDPLSAPLACVFASLFIMGGVAVAVGCIESLVARLRIRWVPRYLMLASAMAALCLVGAGWLARS; encoded by the coding sequence ATGAAGCCGCTGCTTGGAGTCGCCCACGTGTTGATCGCACTCGGAATGCCAGTGCTCATGATCGGTCTCGTGAATCGAACCAAGTCCCTGTGGGCCGGGCGCAGGGGGCCGCGTCTGATGCAACTGGGCTGGGACCTGCTGCGCCTGCTGCGCAAGCGGCCGGTGTTCAGTGCCGTCACCACGCCCCTGTTTCAGTTTGGCGCTTGGGTAGTACTGGCGGCATCAGTGCTCGCCGCGATGATTGCGCCGATTCTAGGCAGTATCGCCCTGCTCGAGTTTCAGCATGACTTCATCTTCTTTGCCTATACGCTCGCGCTCGCCCGCCTCTTTCTCATGTTGTCGGCCATGGATGTCGGCAGCGCCTTTGAGGGCATGGGCGCCGCCCGCGAGGCATCGTTCACCGCCTTCGTCGAACCGGCCCTGTTCCTGCTCATCGGTGCTGCCAGCGTGGCAACCGGACACACCAGCTTCGCCGGCCTGATCGGCCATCTGCACCAGGCCGAGTCGTTCGGCTGGCTGGTGGTGCCCGCTATCGCCGTTCTCTTTATCTTGCTGCAGGCCGAGGCCTCGCGGGTGCCTGTGGACGACCCGCTGACGCACCTGGAGCTGACGATGATCCACGAGGTCATGGTCCTAGACCACAGTGGTCCGGACCTGGCTGCGATGCAGTACGCGGCGGCGCTTAAGATGACCATCTATGCGGGCCTGATCGCAGCCCTGCTCAATCCCTTCGACCCCCTGAGCGCGCCGCTCGCCTGTGTGTTCGCCTCGTTGTTCATCATGGGCGGGGTCGCAGTGGCGGTGGGATGCATCGAGTCGCTGGTCGCGCGGCTGCGCATACGCTGGGTGCCAAGGTACCTGATGTTGGCGTCAGCCATGGCCGCCCTGTGCCTGGTCGGCGCCGGCTGGCTGGCGAGATCCTGA
- a CDS encoding proton-conducting transporter transmembrane domain-containing protein, translated as MTALSAAVFVLLVGAAACLLPVRNATHAGIGILSQVVATALVWATVAPILAGGAPVVGQLAWAYPVGTLRVRLDALGAFFLAWSLPMTLLGSIYAVGYLRPHFKSTRHLGVHYALLNLTSLSFVLVYTADHALIFLLGWETAALAAWLLVIWDYTNQKVRFAGFNYLVSTHIGLIFLVAAFMILYTHSGSWDLGSFGRWLRNNAGSERNLVFLLLVTSFGLKSAFFPFHSWLPRAHAAAPAHVSALMSGVIHKAGLYALVRFVFLLGKPDEWMGWFLIGFSCLSAVVGALYTVGQRDLKRLLGYSSTENMGIAGIGFGVGCLGLSWGNASLVAIGFAGGLLHVLNHAFFKCQLFYAAGAVYQATHTVDMERLGGLSRWMPWTSLSFILGGVAIAALPPLNGFTSEFVIYSGLFSDAPIGVWAKVALCVAGALLAFVGAVSALSITRAFGVVFLGVPRDSSVAPPAEVSRWMLVPMGVHAVGVIVLGIIPLLGFKLVQGSTVIALESLSKPLALSALEPIVDTLMWIGAISGGLVLAIELLLWMRSRAASSKLATSHLTWGCGYGAPTPRMQYTGSSFSSDFSHHFRGMMVMLRRHKAPTGYFPTESYLITDCVDAVERRLFSVIGHGDASAGNLSRRLREDDPRVAFAAALIGIVVIAGVLVLTSGPLR; from the coding sequence ATGACGGCTCTCAGCGCTGCTGTATTCGTCTTGCTGGTGGGAGCTGCAGCTTGTCTACTGCCCGTGCGCAATGCCACGCATGCTGGCATCGGAATACTTTCGCAAGTGGTCGCCACAGCGTTGGTGTGGGCAACGGTGGCTCCCATTCTGGCCGGTGGAGCGCCCGTCGTAGGCCAACTCGCGTGGGCCTATCCAGTGGGTACGCTGCGAGTGCGATTGGACGCGCTGGGTGCCTTCTTCCTCGCCTGGTCGCTTCCGATGACGCTGCTGGGCAGCATTTATGCGGTCGGATATCTACGGCCGCACTTCAAATCGACGCGGCATCTTGGGGTCCACTACGCACTGCTGAATCTGACATCCTTGTCGTTCGTGCTTGTCTACACGGCGGATCATGCATTGATTTTCCTGCTTGGCTGGGAAACCGCCGCTCTGGCCGCATGGCTACTCGTCATCTGGGACTACACGAACCAGAAAGTTCGCTTCGCCGGATTCAACTACCTTGTGTCCACGCACATCGGCCTGATCTTCCTGGTCGCAGCGTTCATGATTCTGTACACCCACTCGGGCTCGTGGGACCTGGGAAGCTTCGGGCGATGGCTGCGCAACAACGCAGGTTCGGAACGCAATCTCGTCTTCCTGCTGCTGGTCACGAGCTTCGGTCTTAAATCCGCGTTCTTTCCGTTTCATTCATGGCTGCCACGGGCCCATGCGGCGGCGCCGGCCCATGTGTCGGCGTTGATGTCGGGGGTCATCCACAAGGCAGGTCTCTACGCGCTGGTACGGTTCGTTTTCCTGCTCGGAAAGCCTGACGAGTGGATGGGCTGGTTCCTGATCGGTTTTTCCTGTCTGTCGGCGGTGGTCGGCGCCCTATACACGGTGGGCCAGCGTGACCTCAAGCGCCTGCTGGGCTACTCGTCGACCGAAAACATGGGCATCGCCGGCATCGGTTTCGGTGTCGGCTGCCTGGGGCTTAGTTGGGGCAATGCATCGCTGGTAGCGATCGGATTCGCTGGTGGACTGCTACACGTGCTGAACCATGCGTTCTTCAAGTGCCAACTGTTCTATGCTGCCGGCGCGGTCTACCAGGCAACGCACACTGTCGACATGGAAAGACTGGGAGGGCTATCGCGCTGGATGCCTTGGACGTCGTTGAGCTTCATTCTTGGGGGTGTGGCGATCGCTGCGCTGCCGCCACTCAACGGCTTCACCAGCGAGTTCGTCATCTACTCGGGACTGTTCAGTGACGCGCCCATCGGCGTCTGGGCCAAGGTCGCGCTGTGCGTTGCCGGCGCACTGTTGGCCTTCGTCGGCGCCGTCTCCGCATTGAGTATCACGCGCGCCTTCGGCGTGGTCTTTCTTGGCGTACCGCGGGATAGCAGTGTGGCGCCGCCCGCCGAGGTGAGCCGCTGGATGCTGGTGCCCATGGGCGTGCATGCGGTGGGCGTCATTGTGCTCGGCATCATACCGTTGCTGGGTTTCAAGCTGGTGCAAGGTTCGACTGTCATCGCGCTGGAGTCTTTGTCTAAGCCGCTGGCCCTCAGTGCCCTAGAACCAATCGTCGACACCCTGATGTGGATCGGCGCGATTTCCGGTGGACTGGTCCTGGCGATTGAACTGCTGCTCTGGATGCGGTCGAGGGCTGCGTCCTCCAAATTGGCCACGAGCCATTTGACTTGGGGCTGCGGCTATGGCGCGCCGACCCCGCGCATGCAGTACACCGGCTCCAGTTTCTCTTCAGATTTCAGCCATCACTTTCGCGGCATGATGGTGATGCTGCGGCGGCACAAGGCGCCAACGGGCTACTTTCCGACCGAAAGCTACCTGATCACCGACTGCGTGGACGCCGTGGAGCGGCGGCTGTTCTCCGTCATCGGTCACGGAGACGCGTCGGCGGGCAACCTGTCCAGGAGGTTGCGCGAAGACGATCCGCGAGTCGCCTTTGCGGCTGCTCTGATCGGCATCGTCGTGATCGCCGGTGTGTTGGTGCTGACGAGCGGGCCGCTTCGATGA
- the hyfB gene encoding hydrogenase 4 subunit B produces MSGVPPVAQWIHLDWILVVTIAWLIVGAAGIFALHRFSLVSLVLFPIGGLLGLALFGLALVALLDRPEVAVLPIGLPALPFHLRLDSLSAYFLMVIGGASAGISTFAAGYFRKGEGTPPGLLCLEYHMFLVSMVGVILADDAYSFMVMWETMALSSFFLVTANHRMAEVRSAGYLYITMARIGAIAVLLCFGVLQANTGDYTFSNMRAQALTPFWASAGFLLALFGFGAKAGILPLHVWLPEAHPAAPSPVSAMMSGVMLNTAIYGLLRVSFDLLHTQLWWWGGLLLAVGLATALFGVIFAAVQTDMKRLLAYSSIENMGLLFVGMGLTLIFSAYGMKPMAALALTATLYHVASHAFFKSLLFLGTGSVLHATSERNLGKLGGLIRTMPWIAWLTLLGVLTSAGLPPLGGFVSEWLLLQSFLFTPGLPVPLLTMLIPVVAALIALVAALAGYTMVKFFGVVFLGQPREEKLAHAHDAGRWERTGMVWLALGCIALGLLPTQFIQLIDPVTQQLVESGLGAKAAASGWLLAPNSLAQASYGPVIFLLGILGSFALAFLLVRKLYHGRVRRGLPWACGFPWGTARMQDTAEGFGQPIRQIFEPFFQMQRDLPTPFDTKPRYRVTVEDHFWRWLYVPIADLAAYLARLIGLMQQGRISVYLLYSFLTLVATLLVVMR; encoded by the coding sequence ATGAGCGGCGTGCCCCCCGTCGCGCAATGGATCCATCTCGACTGGATACTCGTTGTGACGATTGCCTGGCTGATCGTGGGGGCTGCCGGTATCTTCGCCTTGCATCGGTTCAGCCTAGTGTCCCTGGTGCTCTTCCCCATCGGAGGACTGCTCGGGTTGGCGCTCTTCGGGCTGGCCCTCGTCGCATTGCTCGATCGCCCCGAAGTCGCCGTGTTGCCCATCGGGCTGCCGGCACTGCCCTTCCATCTCCGCCTGGACAGCCTGTCCGCTTATTTCCTGATGGTGATCGGTGGCGCTTCGGCCGGGATCTCCACATTTGCGGCCGGATACTTCCGCAAGGGCGAAGGCACGCCGCCCGGCCTGCTGTGCCTGGAGTACCACATGTTTCTGGTCAGCATGGTGGGGGTGATCCTCGCCGACGACGCCTATTCATTTATGGTGATGTGGGAGACGATGGCGCTGTCGTCGTTCTTCTTGGTGACCGCGAACCACCGCATGGCCGAAGTGCGCAGCGCGGGCTATCTCTACATCACGATGGCGAGAATCGGTGCGATCGCTGTCCTGCTGTGCTTCGGCGTGCTGCAGGCCAATACGGGCGACTACACCTTTTCCAACATGCGCGCTCAGGCACTGACTCCGTTCTGGGCCTCGGCCGGTTTCTTGCTGGCCTTGTTCGGCTTCGGCGCCAAGGCCGGCATCCTACCGCTGCATGTATGGCTGCCAGAAGCCCACCCCGCCGCGCCGTCCCCCGTCTCGGCCATGATGAGCGGGGTCATGCTCAATACGGCCATCTACGGCTTGTTGCGCGTGTCGTTCGATCTCCTGCACACTCAACTGTGGTGGTGGGGCGGGCTGCTGCTGGCGGTCGGATTGGCGACAGCTCTGTTCGGTGTGATCTTCGCGGCGGTGCAGACCGACATGAAGCGGCTGCTGGCCTATTCGTCGATCGAAAACATGGGCCTGCTGTTCGTCGGCATGGGCCTGACCTTGATTTTTTCGGCATACGGCATGAAGCCGATGGCGGCGCTCGCGTTGACGGCGACCCTCTACCACGTGGCAAGCCATGCTTTCTTCAAGAGCCTGCTCTTTCTCGGCACCGGCAGCGTGCTTCACGCCACTTCCGAGAGAAACCTCGGCAAGCTGGGGGGCCTGATCCGAACCATGCCCTGGATCGCTTGGCTCACCCTGTTGGGCGTGCTGACCAGCGCGGGCCTGCCGCCGCTGGGGGGCTTCGTGTCGGAATGGCTGCTGCTGCAGAGCTTCCTCTTCACGCCGGGGCTGCCGGTGCCCTTGCTGACCATGCTGATTCCGGTCGTCGCCGCGCTCATCGCCCTGGTCGCCGCGCTGGCCGGCTACACGATGGTCAAGTTCTTCGGCGTGGTCTTCCTCGGACAGCCGCGCGAGGAAAAGCTCGCCCACGCCCACGATGCGGGCCGTTGGGAGCGCACGGGCATGGTGTGGCTGGCGCTCGGCTGCATCGCGCTGGGGCTGCTCCCGACACAATTCATTCAGTTGATCGATCCGGTGACGCAGCAGCTTGTCGAATCGGGTCTCGGCGCCAAGGCGGCAGCCAGCGGCTGGCTGTTGGCGCCGAACAGTCTCGCGCAGGCCAGTTACGGCCCCGTGATCTTCCTGCTCGGCATCCTGGGAAGCTTTGCGCTCGCCTTCCTGCTCGTGCGGAAGCTTTACCACGGCCGCGTGCGTCGCGGCCTACCCTGGGCCTGCGGCTTCCCATGGGGCACAGCACGCATGCAGGATACCGCCGAAGGATTCGGCCAGCCGATCCGCCAGATCTTCGAGCCTTTCTTCCAAATGCAACGTGATCTGCCCACGCCCTTCGATACGAAACCGCGCTATCGCGTCACGGTTGAGGATCACTTCTGGCGCTGGCTCTATGTACCCATCGCTGATCTGGCGGCTTACCTCGCACGACTGATCGGCCTGATGCAGCAGGGGCGGATCTCGGTGTACCTGCTCTACAGTTTCCTGACGCTCGTGGCCACGTTGCTCGTGGTGATGCGATGA